In one Kluyveromyces marxianus DMKU3-1042 DNA, complete genome, chromosome 4 genomic region, the following are encoded:
- the YMC1 gene encoding carrier protein YMC1 has protein sequence MDSQQVMSEELFVSPQVVDDLTEIHGFNKTVKDVFSGTVGGVAQVLVGQPFDIIKVRLQTMPGNTTAWEAIADLVRYEGLRGFYKGTMAPLVGVGACVSCQFGVNEAMKRMFKDINRSRGRFENSLSLGQYYTCGFVSGSANAVLATPIEHVRIRMQLQKEALANAQYKSTLDCTGKLLKEGALMRGFSATLMRTSHGFGVYFLTYETLIGWQLSLGLRRDQISAWKACLFGAVSGACFWAMTYPFDVVKSVMQADKLKNPAYGTNVVQVAKNIYKERGLRAFTKGFTPTMLRSLPVNGATFAAFEVTMRLLN, from the coding sequence atgGACAGCCAGCAAGTGATGTCTGAAGAACTCTTTGTGTCGCCCCAGGTGGTTGATGACTTGACGGAAATCCATGGTTTCAACAAGACGGTGAAGGATGTGTTTTCTGGGACCGTGGGAGGAGTTGCGCAGGTGCTAGTGGGCCAGCCATTCGATATTATCAAGGTGCGGTTGCAGACGATGCCCGGGAACACGACTGCATGGGAAGCGATTGCGGACCTTGTGCGGTACGAGGGTTTGCGCGGGTTCTACAAGGGCACGATGGCGCCGCTAGTGGGTGTTGGTGCTTGTGTGTCGTGCCAGTTCGGTGTGAACGAGGCGATGAAGCGGATGTTCAAGGACATCAACAGGTCACGTGGTCGGTTTGAGAACTCGCTATCGCTAGGACAGTACTATACGTGTGGGTTCGTGAGTGGGTCTGCGAACGCAGTGCTAGCGACCCCAATTGAGCATGTTAGGATCCGGATGCAGTTGCAGAAGGAGGCGTTGGCGAATGCGCAGTACAAGAGCACGCTGGATTGTACGGGGAAGCTTTTGAAAGAGGGCGCTTTGATGCGTGGATTTAGTGCGACGCTGATGCGGACATCGCATGGGTTTGGTGTGTACTTCTTGACGTACGAGACGTTGATCGGGTGGCAGCTCAGCTTGGGTCTGCGCCGGGACCAGATTTCTGCTTGGAAAGCGTGTTTGTTTGGAGCTGTTTCTGGAGCGTGCTTTTGGGCGATGACGTATCCGTTTGATGTGGTGAAGTCTGTCATGCAAGCGGACAAGCTCAAGAACCCGGCATACGGGACGAACGTGGTGCAAGTGGCCAAGAACATATACAAGGAGCGTGGATTGCGTGCGTTCACCAAGGGGTTCACGCCCACGATGCTACGGTCGTTGCCTGTGAACGGTGCCACTTTTGCTGCGTTTGAGGTGACGATGCGTCTGCTAAATTAG
- the YKE4 gene encoding Zn(2+) transporter YKE4, which produces MSMLSDVFIGAIGLIGGVDAHHSHSHGKDGHFHSHGNGGHFHSQYTQLVQAAFPFGARYNSVLASVYLGLLPCLLVMVLPGFQRGGTRMVRMMVPFAMGGILGDVLLHVVPELYGHGEESDLRVGYGIFGGIVAFMVMDKMMRVLGGDSHGHGHGHGHSHSHSHASENEKEKKEEKTSLRASTYLNMVSESIHKAMDGLTLASSFYASKHAGSMTFIALALHEVPHELGDFAVKMSSGMSFGQAVRSEMVTCLGSLAGIAIGCMLNEAGGAGTASASASASASGTGSATGAWSSLVSAMSCGGFIYTSTVGVIPELLGEAGGPDQAGVLETVVQIACAFLGFHVAASMH; this is translated from the coding sequence ATGAGTATGTTGAGTGACGTTTTTATCGGAGCAATTGGGTTAATAGGTGGGGTAGATGCGCACCATAGCCACAGCCATGGGAAAGATGGACACTTCCACAGCCATGGGAATGGTGGACATTTCCACAGCCAGTACACTCAATTGGTGCAAGCGGCGTTCCCATTTGGGGCGAGGTACAATAGTGTGCTTGCGAGTGTGTACTTGGGGTTGCTTCCGTGTTTGCTAGTGATGGTTTTGCCTGGGTTTCAAAGAGGTGGGACTCGGATGGTGAGGATGATGGTTCCGTTTGCGATGGGGGGTATTTTGGGGGACGTGTTGTTGCATGTTGTTCCTGAGTTGTACGGGCACGGGGAGGAGAGCGATTTGCGAGTTGGGTATGGGATTTTCGGGGGGATTGTTGCGTTTATGGTTATGGACAAGATGATGCGTGTTCTTGGGGGAGACAGCcatgggcatgggcatgggcatgggcatTCGCATTCGCATTCTCACGCCAGTGAGAAtgagaaggagaagaaagaggaaaagacaTCTCTCAGGGCCAGTACTTACCTCAACATGGTATCGGAGAGCATCCACAAGGCGATGGACGGGCTCACGCTTGCGTCTTCATTCTACGCTTCGAAACACGCGGGCAGCATGACGTTTATCGCGCTCGCGCTGCATGAGGTGCCGCACGAGCTCGGGGACTTTGCCGTGAAGATGTCGAGCGGGATGTCGTTTGGACAGGCGGTGCGGTCGGAGATGGTCACGTGCCTCGGATCTCTTGCCGGCATTGCCATTGGGTGCATGTTGAACGAGGCAGGTGGTGCTGGTACTGCTAGCGCCAGtgccagtgccagtgcCAGTGGCACTGGGAGTGCCACTGGTGCGTGGTCCAGTCTTGTCAGCGCGATGAGCTGCGGAGGGTTCATCTACACGAGCACGGTGGGCGTGATTCCGGAGCTTTTGGGCGAGGCTGGCGGCCCGGACCAGGCAGGCGTCCTGGAAACGGTGGTCCAAATCGCGTGCGCGTTCCTGGGCTTCCACGTCGCGGCATCGATGCACTAG
- the TML25 gene encoding palmitoyl-(protein) hydrolase, translating to MPPLSAVRVASRAQPTKNVVVVFHGLGDSGSGWTFLADFLQRSPAFAHTRFVFPNAPNMRIDANGGMLMPAWFNLYDWENPEARIDVQGITDSLKVVDSYVQEQIDSGIPAENIILGGFSQGASLALASTVTSPHKLGGFFALSGFMGLKKHDLEPLAKNLNQTTPVFHGHGTQDPVIPIHYGLEAKNFFEKQFHLSEYEFKAYNGMAHSTSPEEMQDLVQFLLKIIK from the coding sequence ATGCCTCCACTAAGTGCCGTTAGAGTAGCCTCGAGAGCCCAGCCAACAAAGAACGTCGTCGTCGTTTTCCATGGCCTAGGCGACTCCGGCTCAGGCTGGACCTTCTTGGCAGACTTCTTGCAACGCTCGCCAGCATTCGCTCACACCAGATTCGTCTTCCCAAACGCTCCAAACATGCGCATCGACGCAAACGGCGGTATGCTAATGCCAGCCTGGTTTAACCTCTACGATTGGGAGAATCCAGAAGCCAGGATCGACGTCCAGGGCATCACTGACTCGCTAAAAGTCGTCGATTCCTACGTGCAAGAGCAGATCGACAGTGGCATCCCAGCGGAAAATATCATTCTAGGAGGATTCTCACAGGGTGCTTCGCTAGCTCTCGCCAGCACAGTCACTTCGCCTCACAAACTAGGTGGGTTCTTCGCCCTTTCAGGGTTCATGGGACTCAAGAAACACGATCTCGAGCCATTGGCTAAGAATCTAAACCAGACGACGCCTGTGTTCCACGGCCACGGGACCCAGGACCCCGTTATTCCAATCCACTACGGTCTAGAAGCCAAGAACTTCTTCGAGAAACAGTTCCATCTCTCGGAATATGAATTCAAGGCCTACAATGGAATGGCGCACTCTACGTCGCCAGAAGAAATGCAAGATCTCGTCCAGTTCCTGCTCAAGATTATTAAATAG